AAGTGTTTTTATCACCATGGATGAACTGTGCTACTTCATGAACCCCAAGAGGATACTTACAATAATAGTGTTCTTTAGAGTATGTTCTCAGTTAAAACAGAGGGcgtattatttattataaaactataggggcctgtgctgtggcgtagcggttaaagccactgcctgcagtgccggcatcccatatggcctccggttggagtcctggctgctccacttcggatccaggtctctgctatggcctgggaaagcagtgggagtggggaatggcccaagtccttgggctcctgcacccacgtgggagacccggaagaagttcctgtctcctggcttcagattggcgcagctttggccattgcagcgagttggggagtgaaccagcagatggaagacctctctctttctctctgcttctccttcgctctgtgtgactctgactttccaaataaataaataaataaatcttttaaaaaagtatagttATAAAACTTATAAAACATTTCTCTGAAGATACCCAATAAATGATAAATCTTGTTACTAGAGATGTGTTACACAGATCTCAGAACAAAGTATGGCCAGATGCCCGAGTGATTCGGGGCCTGTAAGCATCGCAGACAGATTTCTAGTTTGTGCAAAGAAAGTTTTTACAGAAGTAGGGCTGATGGAAAGTTTCTAGTTGAATACCTGCATCAAGCCGAATTTAAGGCCTCTATGGTCCCAGCCGTTTTGCAGAACAGCTCCTCCATGGCTTTCTCTGGAGATGATGGCTGCGACGAGAGCAGGGTCTACGCAATGCCTCTGTCCCACTTCTTTGATCAGAGTCTGGTAGGGCTTCAAGGTCCTCAAATCCATCTCAGCAAACATTTCTGAACCACGTATTCCTAAGTAAACAGAAGAGAAACTGCGTTTCCTCCATTCCATAAGGGAAGCCTTTTCCAAGTTTACTAAGTTGGCCATGTCTCTGACTACTGCCCATTCTAAGCCACCCCTTGGATCCATAGAAAACCAGACAGTCCCACACCCCCTAACAGGGCCACTTCTGCTCTGTTTGTCCTTCTCCTTCATGTCTTCTCATTCTGACTAGGAGTCAGCCAATCTGAGTTCTAATCTGGCTACCACCTAGCTCTGAGCCTTGAAGAGTTTTTCTACTGAGGCTCGGGGCTCACTTCTGTACATTAACAGGGTAGGGTTAGAGGTGACCTTGCAGTCACAGCTCTGACACCAGGATGACAAAGGAGAGCACACACAAAGAACAAGAGGCCTTCTTAAAACGCTCATGCTGTCACGCGGGTAAGCATAGCAACAAAGGCAGGATCTAGAAAGTTGACTTAAGGAATAGTTTCAATAGGTAAAAGCAAATGTATATGGCCAAGGTTTGGAACGaatggggccaggcctgggggaagTAAAATGGTTTGTTAGGTTGGTCAGCATTCTGGTATTTTTTCTAAATTGTAATTTTGATATTCCATGTTATAATAATGATTCCATCTTTTCAagattaattcttaaaaaagaatctgaaaacAGGGAAAGGGGGCATGCCGGGATGTGCTTTGCTCTCCACTTACCGCAGTGAAGCAAACTCTTTATGTTACAGAGCGCCCCGGAGGTCTCCATGGTCATGATGTCCCCATAGCAGCCGTGGTACAGGCGAGGATGCAGGTGAGGGTTTATTGAGTGCAGGAAGGGAGACGAGCCCCTGGAAGTGCCTGGGGGGCAGAATAGTAGTTCACATGAAGCCGGTGACTTGCTATAAGAACAGTACTAAGCTAACCACCAAGGCCACAGGCCGAGTCTTCCCCAAGTCTTGTTTGCCATCCTTGGCTCATCAGACAAAACAGGGGCTCCCCTTTCCTACTCTgctccaatctttttttttttttttttcctttttaatacagCACTCAGTTCTAAAGCATCaggcaaaatattgtgaaaatcagTTTTCATAGGCCTCAGATGCAGTCTTGATCAGAATTAAAATTACCACAGGAGTTTTAATCAGGAACTTTGACAGAAACTTTATAATGCTGGGACACAAATGCTTCTGGAGATGTAAACATCCACACTAGCAATTTACCTTTATTTAGCAAGGTAAAAATAAAGATACTGCCACAtgtgaaatatattatttttatcatgttGCTGGGAAGTTGAGTTTCTAACtctaataagaaataaaatttcaatttaccataaaattttaagttagacctattcttattttttattctgcCACTATAGAGACAAGTCTATTTTCTATAACGTAGACAGGTTTGTTCTAATAGTCCCAAGAATTGTTGGCTTATACAATAAGACTACAAATATCTGTTCTAAGAGGCTACCTTTGGGGTCCAGTGtcctggcacagcagcttaagctgccccTGCTGCAACCCTGGCCtctcatatgagcgccggtttgagtcctggctgtcccacttctggtccagcacccctctaatacacctgggagagcagtggaagatggccaaagtgcttgtgccactgctacccacataggagacttggattgagttccgggttcctggcttcggcctggcccagccctggcagttgccaccatttggagagtaaatcagtggatagaaggtctgtctctccctccctccctccctctttccctccctccttccctctctctctgtaactctgcctttcatataaattaatttttaaaaaggaaaagaactgtCTTTCATTAAAATGTTTGATGTAAAAAGATATGTTGTCTCACTTATGTAAATAATGCTTTTTAATAGGAAGGCAGATTTGATATACCCACGCTAGGTATAGTTCTGATTAACATAACAGTGTAAAGAGACTGGATATTTACTTAGAATTAGGCAtatgtgcatatttattttgCAAAGAAAACCAGGCAACTCTAAAGATTAATTTAAAtatgtaatcttttaaaaagcaaaacacaccAAACCAACAAAAATACAGTCACAACTCACTCTCTCCCACCACAAACAAGCACAAAAGGAATTGTGAATGGACCAGAAAATTAGGCAGTGATACTGTGACATGAACTTGGAGAACCGAGAAAACCTAGAGGATGAGAGCAGCAGACACCAGCAAACCATGAAGCTCTGTAAGAAGAGTGGATTTCCGTCCGATCCAGAGGGGAGGAGCCATGAGGTCAGCACTCTCCCAGGTGCGCGGTTAGTACCTCTCAcctacagtgtgtgtgtgagtggatgAGCGGCAGGTTCCCTCACAGAGATCACATGTAAGATTGAGGCCTGCTGTTGGGAGTGTCTTCAGGACCTAACCACCCAAGACCTAACCACCCGTCCCACCTTTGCTGCCACCGTGGGCCACATTGGCCTCGCGGCTCATCTGAATCGTTGTGACTGCCTCCTGACCCACCTCCCTGCTCCAGTCTTGGACTTGCTGGGCAGGTTTTTGCCTCAGGGCCTTTACACCGGCAGTTCCTGTTGCCTGGAATTCTATCCCTCCAAGTGTCAATGTGATTTTCTGCCCCATTGCCTTCAGATCTCTGTTCAAATATCACTAAATCAGCAGAAGATATGAATAGACAGTTGACAAGAAAAAGTGGCAATGATCCATACACATATGGGCAGGTCCTCAGTCACACTCAAAGAAGAGAAAGCCGTCCTAAAGCATCACTAAGAACATTTTCAACTCTTCAACACACAAGTTCACGAGGGTGAGTGGGGTTATGAAGAAATAGGCAATCTCCCACATTGCTGTGGAAGGAAGTTTTGCAAATAGCAGTTTCATAACAGCAAAGGACTGAAAACAATGCAAATGCCACCTGTGTGGGGACTGATTGAATCATGCAAGCTACAGCATGTATTATGAGCTATAAAGAGGAAAGAAGATCTACATATACTTCTATAAAATTGTCTCCACGCACAGAATAGTATTTATAGAGGTATTCTGTTTgtgtaagaaagaagaaaatgtgtgtatgtgtgtaatttgcttatttaaaaaacaatacaagAATGAGCCATAAACTAATAAAAATGGTTCTTTATAGGGAAAGGATTGAGGAGGGTACAGGGCTAGAGGCCAGACGTCTCTAAGTATTccttatatgatttttattttggagCCATGTGGTTGTTATCATAAATACAAAAATTGAATAGGAAAGAAATGAATCATGAAAACAGGTCTGTGTTGAGCCACGGTCATGAGTCTCTGGGCCACAGCATGGGGGTTGTTAAAGATGTCAAGAGCAAGCCTACTTGAGTAGATACCAAGTGAAAATTAGAAGGTGATAAGAGAGTATGCTGATTACTATGCCCAGAAGCGCTTGGAAATCCAGGATAAAAATAAGCACAACACACCCAAATACAGGATGATAGTTCATGTAACAGAGAGATCATTTGTGAGATTGTTTGTGCCCATATTGAAGGGGATATGATAGTGGGCAGCTTATGCACGCAAACTACCAAAACACAGTGTGAAAGTGGGTCTGACGGACGATGCTGCAGCACATTGTACTGGCCTGCTGCTGGATCACAGGCTTCTCAGTAGGTTTGGCATGGACAAAATCTGTGCAGGCCAAATGAGGTGCCTGAAGATGAATACAATGTAGAAAGCATTGACGGTCAGCCTGGTGCCCCCACCCGCTATTTGGATGCAAGTCGTGCCAGGACTACTACTGGCAGTTACGTTTTTGGATGTGGATAGAGACTTCTCTATCCCTTACAGTGCCAAACGATTTCCTATTTATGATTCTGAAAGCAAGAAGTTTAATGCAGAAGAACACTGGAAGCACACCATGAGTCAAAACACTGCAGATTATATGCATTACCCTAGTGGACAAAGATGAAGATGCTTACAAGAAACAGTTCTCTCAATACATAGAAAACAGTGTGGCTCCAGACAGGATGGAGGAGATGTCTAAGAAAGCCTATGCAACTACACGAGAGAATCCAGTCTATGAGAAGATGCGTAAGAGAGAAGTCAAAAAGAAAAGGTACAAAATATCCCAAAATGTCCCTTGCCCAGAAGAAAGATCGGGTAGCTCAAAAGAAAGCAagcagggctgacgctgtggctcactaggctaatcctccgcctgcgccgccggcaccccgggttctattcccggtcggggcactggatcctgtcccggttgctccttttccagtccagctctctgctgtggcccgggagtgcagtggaggatggcccaagtgcttgggccctgcaccccatgggagaccaggagaagcacctggctcctggcttcagatcagcacgatgcgccggccgcagcagccattggagggtgaaccaacggcaaaaggaagacttttctctctcactgtccactctgtcaaaaaaaaaaaaaaaaaaaaagaaagaaagaaagaaagaaagaaaagaaagaaagcttcctCAGAGCTCAGGAGCAGACAATTTTCTGTGAAGATTTCTCTGATAAAGACAATAAACATATTGacccagccaaaaaaaaaaaaaaaaagtaacaacaacaacaaaaaagaaaaacaaagttaattAACACAGAGGAGAATTATTGCATGTGACTAAACATGTCAACAATTAGTAGACTACATCCTAAAAACCTAAGGAATGATAGGTGGCATTTGACCTAATGGTTAAGAAGCTGgtcgggacacccacatcccatattggagtgcctgggttcaagtcctggctgtgtgccagattccaacttcctgctaatacacatgctgagaggcagcaaatgactgCTCAAGTAAcgaggttcctgccacccattgggagacgtggattgagtttaGGATCCCAACTTCAACCTTGGACAAGCCCTGGCTtggtgggtatttagggagtgaaccagacagtgagcactcgctcgctctctctctcccctctgtcc
The window above is part of the Lepus europaeus isolate LE1 chromosome 13, mLepTim1.pri, whole genome shotgun sequence genome. Proteins encoded here:
- the LYG2 gene encoding lysozyme g-like protein 2, which produces MGQKITLTLGGIEFQATGTAGVKALRQKPAQQVQDWSREVGQEAVTTIQMSREANVAHGGSKGTSRGSSPFLHSINPHLHPRLYHGCYGDIMTMETSGALCNIKSLLHCGIRGSEMFAEMDLRTLKPYQTLIKEVGQRHCVDPALVAAIISRESHGGAVLQNGWDHRGLKFGLMQLDKQICHPIGAWDSKEHLLQGVEILADRIKAIQKKFPTWNTAQHLKGGLSAFKSGIEGIDTTADIDDDFVNDVIARAKFYRRQGY